In the Candidatus Cloacimonas acidaminovorans str. Evry genome, one interval contains:
- a CDS encoding glycogen/starch/alpha-glucan phosphorylase produces MNKAFCEKLSHLSIEGTAEEIVHRFIEHLKFDLGKDEFSATPYDCYVSFASAVKDILMDRWLITQPQEYALQRKRVYYLSLEYLIGRSLGNAILNLDIQKQSIKALTENGFDLSLLSELEWDAGLGNGGLGRLAACFLDSMATLKIPAYGYGIRYEYGIFFQHIINGEQVETPDNWLRYGSVWEIARPARLFPVYFGGIVKEEILEDGSKKMRWIPEETVMAMAYDYLVPGFQNNYVNTLRLWSAKSTREFNLAYFNEGDYMQAVADKNHSEMIAKVLYPNDNKMQGKELRFRQEYFFVSATLQDILRRFLKKESDLRKLPEKAAIQLNDTHPAIAVAELMRILVDERNLPWEIAWEITQQCMAFTNHTILPEALEKWQVLLFEKLLPRHLQIIYEINERFLSSIRITGLYDDDFISRVSLIEEEPVKSIRMANLAIVGSHSVNGVSELHTDILKHLIFKDFYALWKDKFNSKTNGITPRRWLMLCNPLLSELITQAIGSAWKTDLKELAKLNKYKNDSTFLEDLGEVKRQNKLEFCKYYEDLHKRKLNPESIFDFQAKRIHEYKRQHLNALGIIHLINQIRDGKTPYPQSFFFAGKAAPGYFIAKLIIRFICALSDYIEKDKELSRYLSVIFLPNYRVTLAERIMPPAEISRQISLAGTEASGTGNMKFALNGALTIGTLDGANIEIREAVGEENFFLFGMTAAEVKNLKESGYHPYEMMRQNEDIKRIFDFIESDILNPLNPGLFTPLTDLLLYQGDKYCLIADLPDFIRVNAEAVKVYQDKQQWNRMSLANIANMGKFSSDETIKGYAKDIWGV; encoded by the coding sequence GTTGGCTCATAACTCAACCCCAGGAATATGCTCTACAACGGAAAAGGGTTTATTATTTATCGCTGGAATATTTAATTGGTCGCTCTTTAGGCAATGCCATTCTCAATCTTGATATTCAAAAGCAAAGCATTAAAGCACTTACCGAAAACGGTTTTGATCTTTCTCTGCTTAGTGAATTGGAATGGGATGCCGGTTTGGGAAATGGAGGTTTGGGTCGTCTTGCTGCCTGTTTTTTAGATTCTATGGCAACTTTGAAAATTCCTGCTTATGGCTATGGTATCCGTTATGAATATGGTATTTTCTTTCAACATATTATTAATGGTGAACAAGTTGAAACACCTGATAACTGGTTGCGTTATGGTTCTGTTTGGGAAATTGCGCGTCCTGCTCGTCTTTTTCCTGTTTATTTTGGTGGCATAGTGAAAGAAGAAATTCTTGAAGATGGCAGTAAAAAAATGCGTTGGATTCCTGAAGAAACGGTAATGGCTATGGCTTATGACTATTTAGTACCCGGGTTTCAAAACAACTATGTGAATACCTTACGCTTATGGAGCGCTAAAAGTACGCGTGAATTTAATTTGGCATATTTTAATGAAGGTGATTATATGCAAGCAGTGGCAGACAAGAATCATAGCGAAATGATTGCCAAAGTGCTCTATCCTAATGATAACAAAATGCAGGGTAAGGAATTACGGTTTAGGCAGGAGTATTTTTTTGTCAGCGCTACTTTGCAGGATATTTTACGCCGGTTTCTAAAAAAGGAAAGTGACTTGCGTAAACTTCCTGAAAAAGCTGCCATTCAGCTTAATGATACTCATCCTGCTATTGCTGTTGCCGAATTGATGAGAATTTTAGTGGATGAAAGAAACCTGCCCTGGGAAATTGCCTGGGAAATTACTCAACAATGTATGGCTTTTACGAATCATACCATTTTGCCTGAAGCGCTGGAAAAATGGCAGGTGCTTCTCTTTGAAAAGTTATTACCCCGGCATTTACAAATTATCTATGAAATCAATGAGCGTTTTCTTTCCTCTATAAGGATTACAGGTTTATACGATGACGATTTTATTAGTCGGGTTTCCTTGATTGAAGAAGAGCCCGTAAAAAGCATTCGTATGGCAAATTTGGCTATAGTTGGTTCGCATAGTGTAAACGGTGTTTCGGAACTACATACTGATATTTTGAAACATCTGATTTTTAAGGATTTTTATGCTCTCTGGAAAGATAAATTTAACAGTAAAACCAACGGTATAACACCTCGCAGATGGTTAATGCTTTGCAATCCGCTTTTAAGTGAATTGATTACTCAGGCAATCGGCTCTGCCTGGAAAACAGACCTTAAAGAACTTGCCAAATTGAATAAATATAAGAATGATAGCACCTTTTTGGAAGACCTGGGAGAAGTTAAAAGGCAAAATAAACTGGAATTCTGCAAGTATTACGAAGACCTGCATAAACGCAAGCTGAATCCGGAATCCATCTTTGACTTTCAGGCAAAACGCATTCATGAATATAAACGCCAGCACTTGAATGCCTTGGGTATTATCCATCTCATAAATCAAATTCGGGATGGAAAAACCCCTTATCCTCAAAGTTTCTTCTTTGCAGGAAAAGCAGCTCCTGGCTACTTTATTGCTAAATTGATTATTCGTTTTATTTGTGCCTTAAGTGATTATATAGAAAAGGATAAAGAGCTTTCCCGTTACTTAAGTGTTATCTTTTTACCCAATTATCGCGTAACTTTGGCAGAAAGAATTATGCCCCCGGCAGAAATTTCCCGTCAAATTTCTCTTGCCGGAACTGAAGCTTCCGGAACAGGAAATATGAAATTTGCTCTCAATGGAGCTCTTACTATTGGAACTTTGGATGGTGCCAATATAGAAATTCGGGAAGCAGTCGGAGAAGAAAATTTCTTCCTCTTCGGAATGACCGCTGCCGAAGTGAAAAATTTAAAAGAAAGCGGTTACCACCCATACGAAATGATGCGTCAAAATGAAGATATTAAACGCATTTTTGATTTTATTGAGTCCGATATTCTGAATCCTTTAAATCCCGGACTTTTTACTCCCTTAACGGATTTGCTTTTGTATCAGGGAGATAAATATTGTCTAATTGCTGATCTGCCTGATTTTATAAGAGTTAATGCTGAAGCCGTAAAGGTCTATCAAGATAAACAACAATGGAATAGAATGTCTTTAGCCAATATTGCTAATATGGGAAAATTTTCTTCCGATGAAACTATAAAAGGATATGCAAAAGATATTTGGGGAGTTTGA
- a CDS encoding chromate transporter gives MIYFQLFLTFFKIGLFSFGGGYAILAMINQEVVLKNAWITHSQFMDIVAISQMTPGPIAINAATFIGYQKGGFVGSVLSTLGVISPSLIIMTLITLTYIKLKNQPWFKNIFKKLRLLSLGLIAAALIMVAGDAFRDLFSVLVFTASFIASWKFKLNPFYLLIGAAIVGMVLG, from the coding sequence ATGATTTATTTTCAGCTGTTCCTGACTTTTTTCAAGATTGGGCTTTTCAGTTTTGGTGGTGGATATGCCATTTTGGCAATGATAAATCAAGAAGTAGTATTAAAAAATGCCTGGATTACCCATTCCCAGTTTATGGATATTGTAGCTATTTCACAAATGACACCGGGACCTATAGCTATCAATGCAGCTACTTTTATAGGTTATCAAAAAGGGGGTTTTGTAGGTTCCGTTCTTTCTACTTTAGGAGTTATTTCCCCTTCACTGATTATTATGACTCTCATAACGCTAACCTATATCAAGCTTAAAAATCAACCCTGGTTCAAGAATATCTTTAAGAAACTGCGTCTGTTATCCTTGGGATTAATTGCCGCCGCTTTAATAATGGTTGCAGGAGATGCTTTTCGTGACCTTTTCTCCGTTTTGGTATTTACTGCATCTTTTATAGCGAGCTGGAAATTTAAGCTCAATCCTTTCTATTTGCTTATCGGAGCAGCTATTGTAGGAATGGTATTGGGCTAA
- a CDS encoding chromate transporter, with amino-acid sequence MLLKIFFTFFKIGAFTIGGAYAMIPLIKREVCQKNNWLTEDEFWDGLSAAQSCPGPIAINLSIYIGYHLAKGKGMAIAVLATILPSFIIILIIAMLFQQFAEITLVQKAFHSLRPAVVALIAVPLIQMSRQSGLTLSNFWFPLSVAILVGFLKISPVYLILITIAFAVYQGLKKQKL; translated from the coding sequence ATGCTTCTTAAAATATTCTTCACTTTCTTCAAAATAGGCGCTTTTACCATTGGCGGTGCTTATGCAATGATTCCTCTAATTAAAAGAGAGGTCTGCCAAAAAAATAACTGGCTTACCGAAGATGAATTTTGGGATGGACTTTCTGCAGCACAAAGCTGTCCGGGACCTATAGCCATCAACTTAAGTATTTATATTGGCTACCATCTGGCAAAAGGTAAAGGAATGGCAATTGCTGTTTTAGCTACAATTCTGCCGTCTTTTATCATTATTCTTATTATTGCTATGCTGTTTCAACAGTTTGCCGAAATTACTTTAGTTCAAAAGGCATTTCATTCCTTGCGTCCTGCAGTTGTAGCTTTAATAGCGGTTCCCTTAATTCAAATGAGCAGACAAAGCGGATTAACTCTATCCAATTTTTGGTTTCCTCTTAGCGTTGCTATTTTAGTTGGTTTTTTAAAGATAAGTCCTGTTTATTTGATTCTAATCACTATTGCCTTTGCTGTTTATCAGGGATTAAAAAAACAAAAATTATGA
- the ispG gene encoding flavodoxin-dependent (E)-4-hydroxy-3-methylbut-2-enyl-diphosphate synthase, whose protein sequence is MQEIKRKNTRRIQLGNIPIGGGAPVSIQSMLSVKTSDRENAIQQIQELESVGCDIIRCAVMDLDDAKAIKDLKKIAQAPLVADIHFNYRLALAAMENGIDGLRINPGNIGKIEGVKALVASAKERKIPIRIGVNSGSLPKDLLQKYGVSAKAMVESALRHIRILEELSYYEIKVSVKASSIPLTLESYRLLSSVCDYPLHLGITEAGTVFRGSIKSSIALGILLEEGIGDTIRVSLTDKPVQEVKVAKEILTSLGLRKGLNIISCPTCGRTRIDLIKLATEVEKALEPYNNYPLTIAVMGCAVNGPGEAKEADFGIAGGIKEGLLFAEGKVLKKVPEAFLVNELVALVQDYISKH, encoded by the coding sequence ATGCAGGAAATCAAGCGCAAAAATACAAGGCGTATTCAATTAGGAAATATTCCTATAGGTGGAGGTGCACCTGTAAGCATTCAATCAATGCTTTCAGTGAAAACCTCCGACCGGGAAAATGCCATTCAACAAATTCAGGAACTGGAATCCGTCGGTTGTGACATAATTCGTTGTGCAGTAATGGATTTAGATGATGCCAAGGCAATTAAAGACCTGAAAAAAATTGCCCAAGCTCCTTTAGTAGCAGATATTCATTTTAATTACCGTTTAGCCCTTGCAGCTATGGAAAATGGTATTGACGGACTGCGCATCAATCCTGGAAATATAGGGAAAATTGAAGGTGTGAAAGCATTGGTTGCTTCAGCCAAAGAACGAAAAATTCCTATTCGCATTGGAGTAAATAGCGGTTCTCTACCTAAGGATTTACTGCAAAAATATGGAGTTAGCGCTAAGGCAATGGTGGAATCGGCTTTACGGCATATAAGAATTTTGGAAGAGCTTTCTTACTATGAGATTAAGGTTTCCGTGAAGGCATCCTCAATTCCTTTAACATTGGAAAGTTACCGCCTTTTAAGCAGTGTTTGCGATTATCCGTTACATCTTGGAATTACCGAAGCAGGAACTGTTTTTCGGGGTTCTATAAAAAGTTCCATTGCTTTGGGAATCCTTTTAGAAGAAGGGATTGGAGATACGATAAGGGTTTCTTTAACGGATAAGCCGGTTCAGGAAGTGAAAGTTGCCAAAGAAATATTGACCTCTTTGGGTTTACGCAAAGGATTAAATATTATATCCTGTCCTACCTGCGGACGAACAAGAATAGACCTGATTAAATTAGCTACCGAAGTGGAAAAAGCACTTGAGCCCTATAACAACTATCCTTTAACTATTGCTGTTATGGGTTGTGCCGTAAACGGACCCGGAGAAGCTAAAGAGGCAGATTTTGGCATTGCGGGAGGCATCAAAGAAGGATTGCTTTTTGCAGAAGGCAAGGTCTTGAAAAAAGTTCCAGAGGCATTTTTAGTAAATGAACTTGTGGCTTTAGTGCAGGATTATATCAGTAAACATTGA